The Panthera leo isolate Ple1 chromosome D4, P.leo_Ple1_pat1.1, whole genome shotgun sequence nucleotide sequence gggcacctgagtggctcagtcagttaagtgtccgacttcagctcaggtcaggatctcacagttcctgagttcaagccccacattgggctctgcactggcagcgtggagcctgcttgggactctctctctccctctctctctctctgccactcccccactcactctctctctctctctcaaaaataaatagttaaaaattaaagaaaaaagggccAAAAACTCatcagaaaaatggacaaatgacaTAACCAGATAattcatgcaaaaaaaattaaagtgatgcCTAAACATACAAAAAGATGTTTGCtatgaattgtgtcccccccaaatttCTCTGCTTAAGTCCTGACCCCGACGCCTCAGAATGCAGCACTATTTAGAGATGGAGCCTTTGAAGAGGGATTAAATCAAAACGAGGTCATACAGGTTAAACGTAACTGgggtccttatgagaagagattAAGACACAGACACCACACAGGGGAGACCGTGTGGGGACACGGGGAGGAGATGGCCgtgagagaggcctcaggaggacACAACCCAGCCACACCTGCATCTCAGACTCCAGTCTCCAGAGCTGGGACAGAATCTACCTCTGATGTTTAGGGCTGTGGTCCTTCGTAAGGGCAGCCCCGGTGAATGGAGACGGTCTCCATTCTCATTCACCATGGGAGACgcgcaaattaaaacaacaccgATAACTGTTTATCACCTATCACCTGGCGAAAAATCGAAGAGCTTGGTCCCACCACACGCTCCCTGGCCAGGCCGTGGGGCCCCGAGCATGCCACGCTCTGCTGCTCAGACCACAAAAGGGTACAATTCCTATACGGGGAAACGTGGCGACATCTAACAAAACCCATTTATCTTCTGTTCTAGAACCGCGCTCAGGAACTTACCCTAAAGAATCGCCTGCCACGACACAAAAAAATGGATGTGCGCGGTGCTCACTCACCGAAGCACGGTTTCTAACGGAAAGCCGTTGGAAGCCACCTAAATGGCCACGCACGGGAGCTTGGTTGGCGCAAAGACGGTGTGCCCGCAGCGGAGCCCTACGCGGCGACGCACGCAGTGGGAAGGCTCCGTGAACTGGTGTCGGGTGACGTGACACGCGGGTGTACCGTCAAGTGAAAGTACAAAGTGCCAAAGGGCACGCGAAGCAGGCGGGTGAGACTCAGAACGTGTGTGTCTGCCTCCTTCTGCCAGAAGAAACCCAGAACGGAGAAATCGGAGTCTAAGGACTGCGGTCCCCCCCAGGGGCAGGTAGGGTAGGTAGGGCCGGGGAGGAAGttacacccccctccccctgcatgcCTCCTTGGTGTCGCTTTGCCTTTGGGATCTGGGTAACCCATTACATCAAAAGCAAACGAGTGGAATCCAAccgcacaggggcgcctgggaggctctgtcagttgagcgtccgacttcggctcaggtcatgatctcgcggttcgtgggtccgagccccgcgtggggctccgcGCTGACGGCTCGGATCCCGGAGCCGGCtgcagattccgtgtctccctctctgtctctgcccctccccatctcgcactccatctgtctctctctgtcaaaaataaacaaacatttaaaaattttaaaaaggaatcaaacTGTATAATAGACGAATGACGTAACACCCGAACGGGGTCAGCGGAATCAGCCCTgattttttctgtatattctcAGGCTAAAGAGTAAAGGAAGCCCAAACAAACCCTGAGTTCTGGATTTTCTGAGGCTCGTCCTTCGCGGCGGTTTGGGGAGCAAGCCCGAAAGGCTTTCTGTGCGCTCCGGGATGCGTCAGAGGGCGGCGGTCTTCTCAGGGTTGGAAAGCGGGGGGCATCTCTCTGCCGAGGCCAAGCCCATGCCAGCCCAGTGAGGAGGGagcggggggcacctggctctCGGATCTTGCTTTCTCAACACCGCTCTCTGCCAGAAGGAGCCGGCTCCGTGGGGGGATGACTCCAGGGTGGGGTCACGGACAACAGGAGAGGACTCGGAGTGTTTCCAGTAAACGCGTGTTTGAGGAATCAGGGAAGTGTGTCAAAAGGACTCAGCGGCTGTCCGGGAGGAGCCCCCACTGGACAGATCTGGACGGGTTTGCGCCTctagaggaaagaagggagcGTTCCCGGGTCCGTACTGACAGGCAAGAAACACGTGGCGGAGAAGCGAATCTCGCGATCACGGGAGGTCGCTGACCCTCTGTCCCCGCTGAGCGCGCTCTCCCGGCGTCCCCTGCGCCGCCGTCCTCCCCGCGGCCCTCGGGGGGCGTCGCCCGCAATTTCCCTCTGCCTGAGGAACACGCTAGCAGTAATTTATTGTGCCGCAGGTAAACGAGGGACAAGTTCCCTCCACGTTGATTTCTCGAAACGTAGCTTTATTGGGGctcccgggggctcagtcggctaagcatccgactcgtgatttcggctcaggtcatcatgtcacggttcgtgggtttgagccccgcgtcgggctctgcgctgagtcagcttggggttctctccctccctctctttccgcccctcccctgctcgtgccccccaccccaagaataaatgaataaattttaaaaatacatttacaaagcaTAGCTTTATTTCCCAGAACTCCGAGTTGGTTTCAGAGACGTGCCTGCGTCCCGTGCCACGAGAAGCCAGCTGTCACGGCCTCTGTCTGTGAAGCGCCTTTCCTCTGCGGCTCCGTGAACGTCGTCTCCAAGCCGCTGTGTCCACTTGAGCACGATGTCCCTGGGGGTGGTTTCTTTCATCCTGCTTAGGCTTCCCTGCGCCCGGGATGTGTTCGGTCAAGTTTGGGCATATCTTCGCCTCtatttcttcaaatctttttctGCCCAGTTTTCACTCCCTGCTCTTCCTGGGAGTACTTCACACGCCCGACCCCGGCCGCTGGCGGTCATTCTCTGCTCCTCAGCTTGGACAGTCTGTGCCGGTGTGTCCCAGGCTCACGGCCACTGGCTCGTGTCCCCTGCGGTCCCCTACGCCCGTCCGGGCAAGCTTTCGTCTCGGCTGCTGTGCCACGCGGCGTTGGCGTCCCCGCCTGGCTCTCCTGATGGCCTCCGTCGCGCTGCGCCCTGGCCCCGTTGGCTCGCTCGTTCTGGGTTCGTTAGCCAGCTGTTTAATTCTGCCGTCTCGTCGGCGAGTTAGTCCCTTGAGCCTGCCTTCCTTTCGGCCCTTTGCGTCCGTACCAGGCCGCTCTCCACCTGTCTTCTCGTTCCACCCACGGATCTTCTCCGgctcacttttgtttttatttttttttttaatgaaagacagagcgtgaacaggggaggggcagagagagggagggagacacagaatccgaagcagggtccaggctcccagctgtcagcacagagcctgacgcggggctcgaactcacgaactgtgagaccatgacctgagccggtcagatgctcaaccaaccgagccgcccaggcgcccctgggtcaCATTCAGCAGCGCTCCTGTTCGTTGTGTGCAGCTCAGCCgtccttttctgtttcctcatacGTCCGGCAGCGTGTGCGCTTAGGACGCGGTGAGGAGGCCCTGGACCCAGAGGCAGCCTCTGCATCCCGCTGGCTTTCGTTAGGGACTGAATCGCGTCCCCAGAAATGCAACTGTTGAAGCCTTAATCCTCACTGTGGCTGTGCCTGGAGACGGGGCCTCTGAGGGGGTGACGGGGTGGAGGGAGGTCGTGAGGGTAGGACCGGCGCCCTTGTGAGAGGAGGGAGGCAAGACACAGAGGTCTCTCCGgggtgtgtggggcaggggcCTGGCGAGGGCACAGCCGGAAGCCCACGGGCTCCAGGCCGGAGGAGGGCTCTCAGCAGAGACCAACCCATCAGCAGCCGGGTCTCGGGCTTCCAACTTCCAGATGTGTGAGAGATAAACTCTTGGTGTCGcactgctcccccagccccaccgccCCCACTCCAGGCCCGTGGAGCTTGGGGCGGCTGCCCGAGCCGGTGAGCCCACCGGCATGCGGACCACCTAGCACTGCGAGTTTCGGGCGGACAGATGCGTGGAAAGTCCCAGTTGTCCCCTCTAATCTGTCAGGGGCAGCTTCGAACAACATGGGTCTTTCGGGAGCCTGGCTCGGGATTCGGTCCGGCAGGTCCCGGGCAGGCCCCCGCCTCGGGCAGGCCTCCCTCCAGGCAGGCCTTGGTGGAGGGTGCTGGACGCCTGAGCGGGGGCGGTTTCTGCTGGGGGTGGGCCGGTCCCCACCAGCCCCCCAGCACCGCTTGGCCTCACCCGTGAGGCAGCTGCTCCCTGGGAGCCTTGGGCATCCTGGGCTGAGaccttccccactttctctgccctgaCCAGGAACCCTGTCTGCCCTGTGGTCTCAGCCCCCGCTGGTGGAAAGGAAGTGGGGCGATCAGTCAGTGTAGGACATGGGGTGACAGCGTGCATGAGGGGACCCGGACACTGAAAGGGCTGAGCTGACCAcgcaggggagggtgggaggaagccaGCAGGTGGACAGAAGAGCAGCCTTGACTGGAGGACTTTGGACTGCATGCCTGTGGGATCTGACTGTGGGGCAAGAGGGAGCCATGGGAGAATGTAGGCAGAAATGCAGTGTGGTCCCCTTTCATCTGAGAGACTAAACCAGCAGCTCAGCTCAAGGATGCCCGGCTCGGGGCCTCTCAGGCTCTCTGGGAGCGGGACGGTGATGGGAGGATGGTTGCGGGGCCCAcacacccaggcagcctggctcgtGGGCCCCGAGCAGGGCAGGGCCGGGTGAGACCCTCAGGGCGGGAAGGGGGGAGGTTCCGGGGGCTGTCACCCTGCATCTGAGCTGTGTGGCCCCCGGGccccacagggaaggaaacacgGGACAGACGGGGAGCCAGCCTGCCCAGAGGCGGCCCCCCAGCTCAGCCCTGTCTGGGCAAAGGTCCAGCCAGGGACGGGACCTGAGTGGTTTACACGCACCACCGTTCACGGTGAACAAAGAACACCCAACACTTAGCTTTGCTGCTGCTTCAGGGAAGTCACGGGACACACACCCACTGCACCCACCTGTCACCCCCCGGGCCCGCCTCCCCAAGAAAGACGCTCAGGGCAGTGGGCTTGGCATGGGGTTTATTCGGAGCGGGTGCGAGCCGCCCCCTGGGGCCAAGGCAGGCcaggggggcggggcctcggaCCATGCTGGCCTGGGGTCAGGGGATCCTCTAGATCAGCTCCTGAGACGCAGGAGGGCAGGGCCTCAGGGCAGTGGTTGGGGCCACAGGTGGGAGCACGTGTCTTAGCTGCATGACTGTGagcagcctccctgggcctcagtttctctacctgCAAAGCAGGGTCATAGTCCCCCACCTCTCGGGGCTCAGGCAGGGGATGGGCCAGCACAGTGGGAACCCGAGACACGAGGTCTGTGTCCCCACCCGGGTGGGACGTACCGGCTccgcctctccccttccctctcccagccctgtccTCAGTCCCCCAGCCTCCAGGGTCCCCATCTGGCAGCGTGGATCCAGAGTGACCCAGGGCCCCCGTCAGGCCGGGAGACTCAGCCTGGGGGCTCGGCGCAGCGGGGGGCGAGGCTCACGTCCTTCAGGAGCTTGGCACACCTCCCTGCGGGACAGGGGAGCGTGAGGTGCTGTGGGACTGGCCCCCGGATCCCACCCTCGGGGTCCCCAGCCCAACCGAACCCCCGCCCGGAAGGCCCGGGGCTCACCGTGCCGGGCCACCAGGTACAGCCCTATGTCTGTTGTCAACTCCCGGAACCTCCAGAAGCCTGGTCCGTACTCGTCCTCGAGGGTCCGAGCTGTGGGGACaccagggggctgggctgggccgtcCCCGGGACGCGGGAGCGAGGCCAGCCCCCACCGCGGGGTGCACTTACTAAAGTATTTGAGCACATGGaaatcctggccctgccagtGCAGGGACACCCTCAGAATGGCGTCCTGCTCGTAGTCCGTGCCTATCACGTGGGTCTCCCTgtggcctggggggcggggggaggagagcCCGCGTGCACCGGGTTGGGCAGGGTCTGACTCCATCCCGTCCCCGCCCAGCACCAGACCCTCCAGTAATACCAGGCAGGGGGCCGGGGGGACCCAGCCCTTGAACGATGGCCCAGTTTGTGCTGAGAGAATGGGAGAGTCTGGGGCATGAGGAGGAGCACAGGGAACAGCATGAGGAACAGCGCAGGAAACGGCAAGGCCGAGGAGAGCTGGCGTGCAGGGCCAGGGGGTGGTAACTGTGACAACAGGGCAGCGTTTCTTACCAGGAAAAGCAGGATCTCCCCAAAACATCTATTTCTGAGCCCACTATTTTTCCTGTCTCACAACTTCCTGAGCTGGAAGGGAGCAAAGGGCCCATCAGGGAAAGGCCAGCCTGCGTTCTTTCTGCCGGGCCCGTCACAGGGGTGCGGAGAGGGGAACGCGTCTTCAGAAAGGGCTCCAGCAGCGGATCCATACCcaggagggcctggggcaggcTGAGGGTGGTGGAGGGGCGGAGCCGGGGCCCTGCCAGCCTCTGCCCCCCCCGGGCCTGTGACCCCCCAGGAGCCCTAgcactgttttctctcttttcagttaATGGGGTTTTTTCAAAACTCTACGCTTATCTTCAGGTCTAGGAGCAGATCGACGTGTGGCAGCTGTGGGAGCCTgggggtgtggggctggggaagCGGGTCAAGGTCTGGTGTTTTGGACACAGCGGGGACCGGTCCACCAAAGGGACACCGTCCAGCTCCCGCAGCTACAGCCGGTGCAGCCTGGGGCTGGCCTCACGTGCCTGTTCCTGCCGGAGTTCCCGGGAACCCCCCTGGGGCCCCTCACCTGTCGTATGCAGCCTTCCCCGTCAGCTCATCTCCActcaaggtcaggaacaaggcctGCAGCCTCTTTGGGGTCTTTAGCGCCAGGTTTTGGCTGGAGGCCACACCAGCTTCTCGCCAAAATCCTACAATCTAGACAGAGAAGCTGGAGCCCCGTCCAAGGGAACAGAGCCCACACCacctgggcaggggcggggtcAGGGTCAGGGAGCAGGCCCACATCACCTGGGCAGGTCTGAAAGGTCAACAAGCCCTTGTGGCAAAGCGACGGTCACCACCCTCCTGACAAGCCGCTCTGGCCCATCAGACGGCGATGCCCTGTCCTTGGGGCCAGGGCGCCAGGGGCAGCGGTGGCTGGAGCCCAAAAGACAGGAGGGGGCAGCCAGCAACCGCCCCCCGCAGGAAGGGCACAGCTGGGGAAGGGGACTTCTGCCTTCGGACACCCGCTCGGAGCCCAGAACTTCCATCTGAAACTCAGAAACTGATCGTTCTGCAAGAGAAAAGAATTCGTGCCCCCAACGTCTGTCATCTCTGGGCCTTCTGGTGTGCTCCTGACTCAGCAGCCAACACAGACTGGCGAAGAAGCATCTAGACGGGAACCAAAGGCCCCACGCTGGGAAAGCCTCTTCTGGGCGCCACGGGGTGTGGCGCCATGGAGGGTGGGGGCGACCCTACCGATACGGGAGCAGGAGGTGACCACGCTGAGCCCCGGTCCCTGGAGACCCCGCAGGGCCAGCCGGCCTGCCCACAGGAAACGCTCAGGGAGGGCTCTGGCCCTGCCGGTCCCTGGGTCCTTGCTCTCGCACCCTGTCTCCAGGAGAGCCTCGTGCCCTCAGCAACCTGGGTGGGCCCCGGGGCCCCCAGGGTGGCTGCCGTGGCATcggctgggggctggagggacgGAGGCGGGGCCAACGGAGCCGGACACGCAGGCCCCTCCCTGCCCGACCTGTCCACGTAAGACAGAAGAGCCACCTTGTGTAGACTGAGGTCCCGCGTGGCCGTCTCCACCCGCACTAGGACAGTGCCCAGGATGACACTCAGCTGCCCCGCGTCCATCGCGGCTCACGGAGCCTCTGCTGCCCAGGCACCTGGGTTTATATCGGGACGGTGTCGCGTAAGCTCCCGGGGACACCCACGGCCCCACGGTGGGCCCGCCTGGGGTCCccgagaggaggagggaggaggccccccacccccatggggcGGCTCGGGACCACAGCCCCAAGCCCGAGGGGCATGCTGGGCCCAGGCCCCACGGGCTCAGAAcacctttctctttctggctctttCAGATCAGCCTTGGGACAGTGAGGAAACGTCCTGACGGCCGGGTACATCCGGCCGGCGCAGCACCGAGCTGATGggggccctgccctccaggtGGGGAAATGAATCAGGGGTCCCTCTCCCCGCGGAGGTCTCCGGGGAGGAGGCACAGAGCCCCGGTGAGGGGGAGGACTCATGGGagattcgggggggggggggggccgaggCTCGGGGACCTCTGCAGACACCTTCCTATGGCCTGTGTCCTCTGCCACCGTGACAGGAACCAGGCCAGGCCCCGCGCCCGTCCCCCACCGGACTCACTCAGGCCTCGGTGCACAGCCAGGTAAGACCCGGAGCCCAGAAGGCCGGCCCGAGAGCGGCCCTGTCTTGCTGACGCTGACCAGGACACGAGCCAGGACACGAGCCAGCGTGGCGGgacccagccccacctcctccccatctggacccccccccccaacttcagTTTATCCCAGTTGCTGGTTTCGTGAACAGCAGCCCCGGCTCCACCAGCTCTGTGACTCGGGGCAAGTTGcgctgcctcggtttccccatgtGTACTGGCGACAAAGCAGGGGGACAGTGCCACGTGGCCGGGAGGGGTCTGGGGCTGCATCCTGGTTCTTGACCGGTAGGAAGGATCCTTCCCAGCTTCGGGGCCAGAAAAGCCCACCCTGGAATGGCCCCAGGCTTGGTCAGCCGAAGGGGAGGTCCCACCCACCAGGGGGACCGGCCACCTTGGACCCTGGACACTGCCCTCCCACAGAGCCTGTCAGTTTAGGGTCAGGCAGGTGTGGAAAGGTCAAGCTAGGACGGGGCGGCCCAGGGCTGGCCGGCACGCCTGAGaccgggaggggggtggggggcatcgACACagcgggggcggcggggccccGAGGAGGCTGAGGACCGGCCGATCTGAGCCCCAGGCTGCTCCCGGCCCAGACTAACAGGAGAGGGCCCCCCAGGACGTGCTTGgccaggcaggagagggaggacagGAAGCGCAGGGGACATGTCTGTGGATACGCAGGAGCAGGGCTAGGACGGATGTCCCTCATCTGATGTGGCTGATGGCCTCCAGCTCCAGCCCGTGAGCCGTGAAGCAGAACCGCCACTaccttcctgccccacccccccccccacccctttgaaGTGTGTTCACTGGATGCAGCTCCTAGCAGGGGGGGACAGCAGCggccagggccccagggaggCCTCTCCTGCCCCCTACGTCTCACggaggctcagcatggagcccaggcCCTGGAGCCCGACCCCGGGGCCTGAACCTCAGCCTGGTTCCTTGCCAGGTAAGTCACCgagccctctgtgcctcagtttcccgaaCAAGGAGCGAAACAAGCTCACCGTGTGTCCAGGGATCCACTGTGGAGCATCTGGGCCGGGCCAGCGGCGAGGGCCCCCAGGGCACCAGCCATGACCATGACCCGTCTCCAGGCCTTACTGAGGTTTGTATGACACGCCCAAGGTCAAGGTCACCCCAGCGGCAGGAGGGCGCTGTGCCTCCAGGGGTCTGTGTGTGCACCGCGGAGCCCCGGCTACAGGCGCCGTGAACGCGCGGGGGCCAGGCCAGTGGCGTTAGACGCTGACCGCCTACGGTGCAGCCCCTCACAGGTGCCAGACGGGCTGGAGCCTCCTGTCCCCTCAAGCCAGGAGGTGCCCAGTGGCCAGTGGCTCCTGCACGCCcgcctccctgcctcagtttccccaggagTTCTGCGTCAAGACGGGGCTCACTGCGCCCTCCCCAGGGGCCTCTGCAAAGAGGTGAGGACCCACTAGACTGCAGAATACGTTTATTGAGCAgaagagggaggcccagagatgGCGAGCAGGCAGCCACCCAAGGCAGGGCGGGCCAGGGGGGGGTGGGTCCAGACAGCTCAGGACGACAAGGCCGGCTGCCCCAGCTCACCCTGCAGGGACAGGAAAGGCACCGTCACCACGTGCACCCAGTCACTCAGCAAACACTCGGGCCCCTCTCTCGGCCCCCGTCACACGTCGCCTGCCTGGCCATGGCAAGCCAATTCCGCTGCTGCCCCGGAGGCCCCAGGCCGAGTCCAGCACCTTGCCGTGGCCTGGGCACCTGCCACACTCCTGGAGCCTCACTTGCTCGCTGTCAGGAGATAAGGGGCTGGCGTGGCAAGAAAGCCCCAGAACGGCCACTAAGCCGCCACGACACCCCATATTCAGCACCGGAGTGGCCCAATTGGGGCACTTTACCTTGAAAGTCAGGGTATGGCATGCAGCAGGAAGATGGGGCTCACACGCTCCAAAGGCAGAGCCTTCCAGAAGGTGAGTGATTTGGCAcaattccctccctcctctcctcccgccTAAAACAGCTGCACCCGTGGTAGGGGCAAAGCCGGGAGGCTGGGCAGGCGTATTGCAGAGCCACGGGGAGTTAAAACAGCCCGAACGCCCCACTGGGTGCATAGCCAGGACGGCCAGGGAGAGCGGGACGACGGGCACGCAGGCTGAGGAAGAcgcaccccccaccaccctctcctGCCAGGGCGGCCGCAGGGTGGCCTCCCACGCTGCAGGACTGTCACGTCTCACCTGTCATCTATCGTCTAACGTAGGTTCCCAAGTTTTACACTACGAACTTGGTAAGGGGTGGCACGGGTTCCTGGTGACCCCTTTGGGGGAGGGTGTCCCCAAGAGTCCACCCGCGCCCATGTCCCAAGGGCTCCTGGGACCCAGCCCCGTGACGGCAGTGAACAAGAAGATGGCGGGCAGCGCCCACCTCATGAGACTCTCCCGGAGAGACTGAGATCCCAGGCCCAGCACCCCAGGGAGGGAGCCACACACTGTGGGGACACACAGCACACCGGACAGCGTCCCCCCAGATTCACGTCCACCCAGGACCTCAGAACGGGACCTTACTTGGAGTctgggtctttgcagatgtgatcggTTAAGGACTGAGACGACACCGTCCTGGGTTGAGGGCGGGCCCCGCATCCCGTGACGGGTGTCCTCgttaagaagagggaaatttgaacacagacacagagagggagggcggCCATGTGACAGCCGAGGCAGAGGTGGCAGGGACGGGTCTACAAGCCAAGGGACGCCAAGGACCTCCGGCACCACCAGACGCCGGGAGAGGCCAGGTTCTCCCCTGAAGCCTCCAGAAggggccagccctgccccctccttgaCTTTGGACCTGCGGCCTCAGAACGGCGGAGGGGATACATTTCTGTCCTTTGAAGCCACCGGtatgtggtgatttgttatggcagccgtaGGAAGTCAGaggaagcttcctggaggaggtaacGTGTGAGCTGAGGCCTGAATCACAAGAGTGGACGGCCAGGCCGAACAGGGGGcgggaggagtggggggtggggtccgCACGTGCAGAGCAGGAGGCAGGGTGACAGGCAGACAGAGGGGTGGCCAGGAGCTGCCCGGACAGGTGCCGGAGAACAGGACAGAGGACGTACCCCATCTCCCTCCTACCTGGGAAGGGCCACGGTGGGTCTCCCGAGGACTCAGGGAGCCTCTTTGTCCCCAGAGGAGCATGTGTCTGTGGGAAGGAAGACAGCGGTGAGGCTGGGCCGGCCGGGACTGTCACTGCCTCCTGCGGCCCCTAACCCCTGGGGGCCCTGGGCCCCCAAACAGCCCCACCCTCTGAAAGACTCTCCCTTCCCAGCTGCCTGAAACCTCTTCTGCAGTGTGTgttgtggggaaggaggggctgcGGGCAGGAGGGCGAGGGCCTGCCAACctagcagggaagggggctgggggctggggactgcGTAGACCATGGCCCGTGTACCTGACTTGGGCAGCATGGCCACCATGTCGTCGGGAAGCCCCACCGTGGGGTAGAAGTCCCGGAAGGCCTTCACGGCTTGGGGACTGGCTTCCTGGGTCCGGcctggggcagagcagggccGCTGTGAGCTCTGTGGCTCAcggaggtggagggcaggggagacagaggtCCCTTCCTTGAGAGTTGGGGGCAGGTCCGCCACCCAAGATTgcgcaggttgtgcactgcacaaaagTGCCTGCCTGGCTGAGAGCCCAGTAGGGACTGGAAGCCACCCAGAGGGGTGTCCTTTCCTAATTCACACAAGAGCGTCTGGGAGACGGGGATGGCCTGGCTGTTTCCCAGGGCCACATCCCCCTGGGCCCCACATCCCTCGGGCTCCCGAAACCAGCTTCCAGCCCTCACCCCAACCTCTGCACCTTGGGGAGCCCCTGGCCCCCCTCTGCCAAGGCCCTCAGAAATTAAAGCGAAACAGGATCTCAGCCCCCGCTTAGCTCTCAGGCAGTGGGGccgggcagggaagggggaggggggtccccACCCACAGGGGGCCTGGGCCCCAGAGGCCCCTCGAGCCAACCTCGACCCATCCGAAGAGCTGTGGGgtcccatcacccacccccgGTCCTTCTCGGCTTGGACTTGGGGGAGATGGCTGAGGGGAGGCCGGTCCCGAAGgggcagggccgggggggggggagatggaaggcggggcctgggtggggaggagaggcgggggggggggggggggggtgcctcacTGTACAGCTGCACCATGGTGCTGAGCGCCCCCTCCAGCTCCTTGTAGATGTAGACCACAGCGAAGGAGCTGTAGTCGGTGTCCACGACCCGCACATCCAGGTAGCCCAGGGCTGCAGAGGGGGTAAGCCGGCCAGCCGTGGCCAAGTGCTCGGGGCCCGGGcgccgacccccacccccaccggcctCCGCGTCTGGGCccgagggaggggcggagggcgGAGGGCGAGGGCGCGGTCAGGAGAGGGCGCTGGGGGGTGGTCCGGGTCACCCCACGGAGAAGCCGCGTCAGGGGCCCCTGAAGGCGGGCGGGGCAGGACCCACCTGGGACTCTGAAGTGGCCCTGGGAGCCCACCCTCAGGTACTCGGCGTCCGCCTGGTTGCAGCCGTCAGCCCTGGGGGTGCAGGCCCGGTGTTCACTCCCGGCCGCCGGCCCGGCTCgcccacagccccccccccccccccccccgccccggcccaccGCACTCACCGGGGGAACTCCATGTGGACGCTGAGGTTGCCACCTGCCGTGGCCTTGACGACCCTGGAGGACATCGGC carries:
- the LCN8 gene encoding epididymal-specific lipocalin-8; the protein is MDAGQLSVILGTVLVRVETATRDLSLHKPPADATAATLGAPGPTQVAEGTRLSWRQGRLALRGLQGPGLSVVTSCSRIGFWREAGVASSQNLALKTPKRLQALFLTLSGDELTGKAAYDSSGSCETGKIVGSEIDVLGRSCFPGHRETHVIGTDYEQDAILRVSLHWQGQDFHVLKYFTRTLEDEYGPGFWRFRELTTDIGLYLVARHGRCAKLLKDVSLAPRCAEPPG
- the LCN15 gene encoding lipocalin-15 isoform X2 produces the protein MAAKLVLLGRVLVLLWVSVAWADVLVQPDFDAKKFSGRWYVVFMVSDCKVFLGKKDHLPMSSRVVKATAGGNLSVHMEFPRPGLPGCAGRGHRLQLLRCGLHLQGAGGGAQHHGAAVQPDPGSQSPSREGLPGLLPHGGASRRHGGHAAQVRHMLLWGQRGSLSPRETHRGPSQGELGQPALSS
- the LCN15 gene encoding lipocalin-15 isoform X1, translated to MAAKLVLLGRVLVLLWVSVAWADVLVQPDFDAKKFSGRWYVVFMVSDCKVFLGKKDHLPMSSRVVKATAGGNLSVHMEFPRADGCNQADAEYLRVGSQGHFRVPALGYLDVRVVDTDYSSFAVVYIYKELEGALSTMVQLYSRTQEASPQAVKAFRDFYPTVGLPDDMVAMLPKSDTCSSGDKEAP